The genomic segment CTCAATTGCAATCAAAGCAGTCATCACTTTTGTAAGACTGGCCGGTTTTAACTCTTTAAAAGCCTCTTTTGCATAAAGCATTTGATTTGAGGTCATATCCTTAACCAGTAATGCACCTACATTGAGTTTATTTAACTGCTCTTTATTTATACTAGCAGAAACGCTTATTGACAAGCCAAATAATAATACACAAAAAAACTTGATCATACTCTCTGAGCTCCTTAAAACTTTTCAATTTAATTATTCTATCTCAAAACAGCTTATTATTTTCATCAATTTTAAAAATAAAACTGCAAAATTGTAAAAAAGCATTTTATGTTCCTCTTTAACACCATATTAACCGATGGTAGTATAGAATAACTCAAAAAAAAAGGCAGCTTTTGCAAAATTTATTTTTACTTTTTTTTCTACTGGTCGGTATAGCGTTTGCAAAAGACATATCACCCGTTTCTCGTTTTTCCTCTGTCGGTTTTGTAAATGATTTTATTGTGCATGAAAATTTATTATATGCAGGTAATGATATGGGAACGGTCGATATATTTGATATAAAAACTGCAAAACTTATAAATCAAATTTCACTTCCGCCGATTGCATCTTCTATGAACAAAATCATTCCTGCAGATATACTTAGCGTAGATTATATAAACGGCAAGGTTCTAATACTTAGTATTGGAGAGAGCGGTTATCGCAATGTTTGGGTATATGAAAACAATATATTAAAACAGATAATAAATGAAGATAAAAAACTAACCATTAAAAAAGCTAGATTTGTAGATAAAGAAAAAATAATATTGGCAACGCTTGATTCTGATATTATATTACATGATACATCCGAAAACTATAATCTATACCGCTCAAATGTGTCACAAAGTACTATGGGGGACATTTCTCTAAGCAGCGACAAAGAAAAAATAATTTTTTGTGACGAGAGCGGAGAGGTAAAAATAATAGATACTAAGAACTCAAATATTATAAAAAAATATTCATCACAAAATGTAGATAATATTTTTAGGGTTGCTTATAGCAACGGTGTCGTAATCACGGCGGGACAAGACAAGAGAGTCGGTGTTTATCAACCCGATCAGGAGGCATATCACATCAAAAGCAACTTTTTGGTCTATTGCGTAGGCATAAGCCCGAGTGGAAAAATCGGTATATACTCAAGCGGTGAAGAGAATGTACTACAGCTTTTCGATACTAAAACAAAGACGAAGTATGACCGATTAGTCGGTCATAAAAATGTTATCAATCAAATCAAGTTTGTAAATGAGAACGAACTATTTAGTTCAGCTCGGGATAATTATATTTTACGGTGGAAGCTCACGCAATAATCGCTCTTGCAGTGTAGTTTTGTAACAAAATTATCACAATTGTCACAATTGTCACAATTTAACTTCATAATTAAAAAAACTTATATTAAAATGTCATTATATATAAATATCACAAAATAATTATAAATAAACTTTAAGGGTTAGGCATGGAAAAAAAGACTATTATCATTGTTGAAGACGATGAGATAACGGCACTAAACTTAAAACTATCTCTACAAAAATATGATTATAATATTATTTCAATATGCGACAGTGCCTCCGATGCAAAAGAAAAAATAGACATCTTTAAACCTGATGTAATTATCATTGATATCTCCCTGCAAGAGAGTAATGACGGAATTGAGTTAGCTAAAGCAATCAAACAACATTATGCGATACCTTTTATATATTTAACTTCTTACAGCGACGATGAGATAATAGCCGAAGCGATAAAAACAGAACCTTACGGCTATATTGTAAAACCGTTTGATCCGTCTTCGCTCCATGCAACGATACAAATGGCAATTTTTAAATTTGATGTAGAAAATCAAAGATTTGCAGAACTAAACAATTCAAAAGTAGATGAGCAAAGTTTAGAAAAAATGCTCTACGCAAGAAGAGATGCAGATAAACCTATTGTTAAATTCGGGGATGCGTACCATATTGACATATCTAAAAGTGAGATATATTATAACAATGAAAAACTCAAGCTTACAAAAAAAGAGAGCGCTATTTTTAGACTTCTTGTTGCAAAGCTTGGTCACACTATCAGTTTTTCCCAAGCTATAGACTATGTATGGAAGGAACACGGTGCTACGGAAAATAGCATAAGAACTCTTGTATGGAGACTTAGAAACAAACTTCCTACCGACATTATAAAAAATGCTTCCGGAATCGGTTACTACATAGAAGAGTAACCAAACGCCTTAACTAACTTCTATAACGACATCAGCTACTTCTACGATATCTCCACTTCTAATTTTTGCTCTTTTTCTCAATTCTACTTCACCGTTTCTTCTCACATGTCCATCGGCAATTATGAGCTTGGCTTCCGCTCCGCTGTCAACCAAATCTAAAACTTTCAAAAGCTTATAAAGCTCTATATACTCGTCATTTAAAATATATTTCATTATACCTCTTCATCCAATATAGAAAAACCCAAATCATACATTGCTTTATCTACCATTTCTATAGCTCTGTCCATAGTTTTTTGAGAAATTTCAGGCAACTTTCCGCCCCACATTTCTTCAGCTTCTTTAAATCCCTGAATCATTCCCTCGCGTCCTGCACGAAATCTCTCTTCATCTTTGCCTGCTCCGTTTATAACAAAGTCTGCTATTCTCTGCGATGTTTGACTTATACCGAAAAACCCGTCTTCACTGACAAGTTCCGCCGCCTCTTCTTTTGAAAGTTTGGCTATAGGCTTCCCGTTATAACCTATATCTTTGAGAAAAGTTTGAAAATCATCATACTCTTGCTTAAAGTCATTCTTTCCGCCGGCAATCGCACCTTGAATAGAAGCCGAATTAAAAGTAATTGCATTTGCATTTTGCTTAATTTGCTCTTTTATCTCTTGAACTTCATCTTTTGACAATTTCTCGGTAAAAAGAGGCTTAATTGCCGACATCTCTTTTGTAGAGCCAAAAACA from the Sulfurimonas sp. genome contains:
- a CDS encoding response regulator; this translates as MEKKTIIIVEDDEITALNLKLSLQKYDYNIISICDSASDAKEKIDIFKPDVIIIDISLQESNDGIELAKAIKQHYAIPFIYLTSYSDDEIIAEAIKTEPYGYIVKPFDPSSLHATIQMAIFKFDVENQRFAELNNSKVDEQSLEKMLYARRDADKPIVKFGDAYHIDISKSEIYYNNEKLKLTKKESAIFRLLVAKLGHTISFSQAIDYVWKEHGATENSIRTLVWRLRNKLPTDIIKNASGIGYYIEE
- a CDS encoding nitrate reductase, which produces MQNLFLLFFLLVGIAFAKDISPVSRFSSVGFVNDFIVHENLLYAGNDMGTVDIFDIKTAKLINQISLPPIASSMNKIIPADILSVDYINGKVLILSIGESGYRNVWVYENNILKQIINEDKKLTIKKARFVDKEKIILATLDSDIILHDTSENYNLYRSNVSQSTMGDISLSSDKEKIIFCDESGEVKIIDTKNSNIIKKYSSQNVDNIFRVAYSNGVVITAGQDKRVGVYQPDQEAYHIKSNFLVYCVGISPSGKIGIYSSGEENVLQLFDTKTKTKYDRLVGHKNVINQIKFVNENELFSSARDNYILRWKLTQ
- a CDS encoding RNA-binding S4 domain-containing protein, with product MKYILNDEYIELYKLLKVLDLVDSGAEAKLIIADGHVRRNGEVELRKRAKIRSGDIVEVADVVIEVS